A stretch of the Taeniopygia guttata chromosome 3, bTaeGut7.mat, whole genome shotgun sequence genome encodes the following:
- the EPRS1 gene encoding bifunctional glutamate/proline--tRNA ligase isoform X2, producing MAALSLTVDSGSPPLGALLTVEHVKNDVEISVQEGKETILSVSEQVSFTDVNSIARYLARVAASAGLYGSNLLEHTEIDHWLEFSATKLSTSSQFPSAIQELNHCLSLRTYLVGNSLSLADLCVWAVLKGNSTWQEQIEQNKAPVHAKRWYSFLEAQRAFQSVGAKWAAGTPKVKMATEKEKKADVGKFVELPGAEMGKVIVRFPPEASGYLHIGHAKAALLNQHYQVNFKGKLIMRFDDTNPEKEKEDFEKVILEDVAMLHIKPDQFTYTSDHFETIMKYAEKLIHEGKAYVDDTPAEQMKAEREQRVESKHRNNCVNKNLQMWEEMKKGTEYGQTCCLRAKIDMSSNNGCMRDPTLYRCKNQPHPRTGSTYKVYPTYDFACPIVDSIEGVTHALRTTEYHDRDEQFYWIIEALGIRKPYIWEYSRLNLNNTVLSKRKLTWFVNEGLVDGWDDPRFPTVRGVLRRGMTVEGLKQFIAAQGSSRSVVNMEWDKIWSFNKKVIDPVAPRYTALLKDAVVPVNIPEAQEEMKEVAKHPKNADVGLKPVWYSSRVLIEGADAETLAEGEVVTFINWGNIIITKLNRNSSGKILSINAKLNLDNKDFKKTTKITWLAETPRAPLIPTVCVNYEHLITKPVLGKDEDFKQYINRNSKQEELMLGDPCLKELKKGDIIQLQRRGFFICDQPYEPVSPYSCKDAPCILIYIPDGHTKEMPTSGSKEKTKAETAKKEASSAVKGKSAPVVGHASAPACTESSEGHLIVYNKVAAQGDVVRDLKAKKAAKEDIDKAVKQLLALKAEYKEKTGQDYKPGNPPVSGTAQSSKLGTSGTLDSKALYDKVAEQGEAVRKLKAEKASKDEIGAAVEVLLSLKAEYKRQTGQEYKPGSPPVAFVPPQCSPVPTPPSPCPVDSKALYSKVAQQGEVVRKLKSEKASKEQIDEAVKILLNLKAEYKQKTGQEYKPGNPPSTPPCLSSAALPSPVCCSNLASCSLVDGKALYDTVAEQGEVVRRLKAEKASKDQIDEAVKLLLSLKADYKEKTGQEYKPGHPPAAQGTVPQASNTAASGPDTPEAKALFSKVALQGDEVRKLKAEKADKEKIDVAVKELLQLKAQYKSVAGVDYKPVSATGVDDKDKKKKEKENKSEKQSKQQKQNDGPKKEPLQGQSGNERSSDGSGEGQGPKKQTRLGLEAKKEENLSEWFSQVITKSEMIEYYDVSGCYILRPWAHAIWEAIKDFFDAEIKKLGVENCYFPMFVSQAALETEKSHIADFAPEVAWVTRSGKTELAEPIAIRPTSETVMYPSYAKWVQSHRDLPIKLNQWCSVVRWEFKHPQPFLRTREFLWQEGHTAFATYEEAAEEVLQILDLYARVYEDLLAIPVVKGRKTEKEKFAGGDYTTTLEAFISASGRAIQGATSHHLGQNFSKMFEIVFEDPKKPGEKQFAYQNSWGITTRTIGVMTMIHGDNMGLVLPPRVACIQVVIIPCGITNSLSEGDREALLKKCNEYRSRLLAVNIRVRADLRDNYSPGWKFNHWELKGVPVRVEVGPRDMKSQQFVAVRRDTGQKLTLSEHEAEEKLKQILEEIHANLYSRASEDLKSHMVVASNMEDFQKELDSGKIVQIPFCGEIECEDWIKKTTARDQDLEPGAPSMGAKSLCIPFQPLRELQPGARCVCGKNPAKFYTLFGRSY from the exons ATGGCGGCGCTGAGCCTCACGGTGGATTCGGGCAGCCCCCCGCTCG GAGCTCTGCTGACAGTGGAGCATGTGAAGAACGATGTTGAAATTTCAGTGCAAGAAGGCAAAGAAACCATCCTCTCTGTGTCCGA gcaagttTCATTTACTGATGTGAATTCAATAGCTCGGTACCTGGCTCGAGTTGCTGCCTCCGCTGGGTTATATGGCTCGAATCTGTTGGAACACACTGAG ATTGACCACTGGCTGGAGTTCAGTGCTACAAAGTTATCCACTTCCAGCCAGTTCCCTTCAGCCATCCAAGAACTCAACCACTGTCTGTCTTTACGGACCTACTTGGTGGGAAACTCTCTGAGTCTTGCAGATTTGTGTGTCTGGGCTGTACTAAAAG GTAATAGTACGTGGCAAGAGCAGATAGAACAAAACAAAGCTCCTGTGCATGCAAAGCGATGGTACAGCTTCCTTGAGGCACAACGTGCTTTCCAGTCAGTAGGAGCCAAGTGGGCTGCTGGTACACCAAAGGTTAAAATG gcaacagaaaaagaaaagaaagcagatgTTGGGAAGTTTGTTGAACTTCCTGGTGCAGAGATGGGAAAGGTCATTGTGAGGTTTCCTCCTGAAGCAAGTGG aTATCTGCATATTGGTCATGCCAAAGCTGCCCTGCTAAATCAGCACTACCAAGTTAACTTTAAAGGAAAACTTATTATGAGATTTGATGACACAAAtccagaaaaagagaaagaagactTTGAAAAG GTTATTCTTGAAGACGTTGCCATGCTGCACATCAAACCAGATCAATTCACATATACCTCAGATCACTTTGAAACAATAATGAAATATGCTGAGAAGCTTATTCACGAAGGGAAGGCGTATGTGGATGATACTCCTGCAGAACAAATGAAAGCAGAGCGTGAGCAAAGAGTGGAATCTAAACACAGAAATAACT GTGTTAATAAGAATCTACAAAtgtgggaagaaatgaaaaagggaACAGAATATGGACAAACTTGTTGTCTACGAGCAAAAATAGATATGAGTAGTAATAATGGATGCATGAGGGATCCAACTCTTTATCGTTGTAAAAACCAACCTCACCCTCGGACAGGAAGTACCTACAA GGTTTATCCCACATACGACTTTGCCTGCCCCATTGTTGATAGTATTGAAGGCGTCACACATGCACTGAGAACAACTGAATACCATGACAGAGATGAGCAGTTCTACTGGATTATTGAGGCTCTGGGCATAAGGAAACCATATATATGGGAGTATAGCAGGCTAAACCTCAACAACACCGTGCTCTCCAAGAGAAAGCTCACGTGGTTTGTCAACGAAGGCCTTGTGGATGGATG GGATGACCCAAGATTTCCCACTGTGCGTGGTGTCCTGAGAAGAGGCATGACTGTTGAAGGGCTAAAACAGTTTATTGCTGCTCAG ggCTCCTCTCGATCTGTTGTGAATATGGAGTGGGATAAAATCTGGTCCTTTAACAAAAAG GTTATAGACCCAGTAGCACCTCGGTACACTGCTTTACTGAAAGATGCAGTGGTCCCAGTAAATATTCCTGAAGCTCAAGAGGAGATGAAAGAAGTGGCTAAACATCCAAAG AATGCTGACGTTGGGTTGAAGCCTGTGTGGTACAGCTCCAGAGTCCTCATCGAGGGCGCAGATGCAGAGACCCTGGCGGAGGGAGAGGTGGTGACGTTCATAAATTGGGGCAATATCATCATCACCAAATTAAACAG AAATTCAAGTGGAAAAATTTTATCCATCAATGCCAAGTTGAACTTAGATAATAAGGACTTCAAAAAAACTACTAAGATCACTTGGTTGGCTGAAACTCCACGTGCACCCCTCATCCCAACTGTCTGTGTTAATTATGAGCATCTGATCACTAAGCCAGTTCTAGGTAAAGATGAAGACTTCAAGCAATATATCAACCGAAATAGCAAG CAAGAAGAACTGATGCTGGGTGATCCGTGCCTTAAGGAGTTAAAAAAAGGAGACATCATACAACTTCAGAGGAGAGGATTCTTTATTTGTGATCAGCCCTATGAGCCAGTGAG TCCTTACAGCTGTAAAGATGCCCCGTGCATTTTGATTTACATCCCTGATGGACACACTAAAGAAATGCCAACATCTGGGTCAAAAGAGAAGACCAAAGCTGAAACTGCAAAAAAAGAG gctagTTCAGCGGTGAAAGGAAAATCTGCTCCAGTTGTTGGTCatgcctctgctccagcctgtaCTGAATCATCTGAAGGTCACTTGATAGTCTACAACAAGGTGGCTGCACAGGGTGATGTAGTTCGTGACTTGAAGGCTAAGAAGGCAGCAAAGGAAGATATTGATAAAGCTGTGAAACAACTGCTGGCCTTGAAAGCAGAATACAAAGAGAAGACAGGCCAGGATTATAAGCCAGGAAATCCTCCAGTATCTGGAACTGCACAGTCATCAAAGCTTGGGACCTCTGGTACCTTGGACAGTAAAGCTCTGTATGATAAAGTAGCAGAACAAGGAGAAGCAGTCCGAAAACTGAAAGCTGAGAAAGCATCTAAG GATGAGATAGGTGCTGCTGTGGAAGTCCTTTTATCCCTAAAGGCAGAATATAAGCGACAGACAGGCCAGGAGTACAAGCCTGGGAGCCCACCTGTGGCCTTTGTCCCTCCTCAGTGTTCTCCTGTTCCCACTCCTCCATCCCCATGTCCAGTAGACAGCAAGGCTCTGTACAGCAAAGTAGCTCAACAAGGAGAAGTGGTCCGCAAGCTCAAATCGGAGAAAGCTTCAAAG GAACAAATAGATGAGGCTGTGAAAATTCTTTTAAACCTAAAAGCAGAATATAAACAAAAGACAGGTCAAGAGTACAAGCCTGGAAATCCACCCTCAACGCCTCCTTGTCTATCTTCTGCTGCACTTCCATCTCCTGTCTGCTGCAGTAACTTGGCAAGCTGTAGCTTAGTGGATGGCAAAGCACTTTATGATACTGTAGCTGAGCAAGGTGAAGTGGTACGCAGACTCAAGGCAGAGAAAGCTTCCAAG GATCAAATAGATGAAGCAGTAAAACTCCTCCTTTCTCTAAAAGCTGACTACAAGGAAAAGACTGGGCAGGAGTACAAGCCAGGACAcccaccagcagctcaggggaCTGTGCCTCAGGCATCAAACACAGCAGCCAGTGGTCCAGACACTCCTGAAGCTAAAGCCCTTTTTAGCAAAGTAGCTCTTCAAGGAGATGAAGTTaggaaattaaaagcagaaaaagcagacAAG GAAAAGATAGATGTGGCTGTTAAAGAACTTCTTCAGTTGAAGGCCCAGTATAAATCTGTTGCAGGAGTTGACTATAAACCAGTATCTGCTACTGGTGTAGATGACaaagataaaaagaagaaagagaaggagaacaAGTCTGAAAAGCAGAGTAAGCAACAGAAGCAAAATGATGGCCCCAAAAAAGAACCTTTGCAAGGACAGAGTGGTAATGAGCGCTCCTCAGATGGATCAGGAGAGGGCCAAGGCCCTAAGAAACAAACCAG GCTGGGTCTAGAAgctaaaaaagaagaaaatctttcagAGTGGTTCTCTCAG GTGATCACAAAATCAGAGATGATTGAATACTACGATGTCAGTGGCTGTTACATTCTTCGTCCTTGGGCTCACGCTATTTGGGAAGCCATCAAAGACTTCTTTGATGCAGAGATCAAGAAACTTGGAGTGGAAAACTGCTACTTCCCCATGTTTGTGTCCCAGGCTGCCCTAGAGACAGAGAAGTCTCATATTGCTGACTTTGCTCCTGAG gTCGCTTGGGTCACAAGATCTGGGAAAACAGAACTGGCTGAACCAATTGCTATACGTCCCACAAGTGAAACAG tCATGTATCCTTCCTATGCAAAGTGGGTGCAGTCACACAGGGATCTTCCTATCAAGCTTAATCAGTGGTGCAGTGTTGTG CGCTGGGAGTTCAAACATCCCCAGCCTTTCCTTCGCACTCGTGAGTTCCTTTGGCAGGAGGGTCACACAGCATTTGCAACATatgaagaagcagcagaggag GTGCTGCAGATACTTGATCTCTATGCTCGGGTGTATGAAGATCTCTTGGCAATACCTGTTgtgaaaggaaggaagacagAGAAGGAGAAGTTTGCTGGGGGGGATTATACAACTACTTTAGAGGCATTTATATCTGCCAGTGGAAGAGCTATCCAG GGAGCAACGTCACATCATTTAGGGCAGAATTTCTCAAAGATGTTTGAAATTGTGTTTGAAGATCCCAAGAAGCCAGGAGAAAAACAGTTTGCTTATCAGAATTCCTGGGGCATTACAACTCGGACTATTGGTGTAATGACAATGATTCATGGAGATAACATGGGATTGGTACTCCCACCTCGTGTAGCCTGTATTCAG GTTGTAATTATTCCCTGTGGTATCACAAACTCCCTTTCTGAAGGCGACAGAGAGGCTCTGTTGAAGAAATGTAATGAATATCGTAGCAGGCTGCTTGCTGTGAACATCCGTGTCCGGGCTGATTTAAGAGACAACTACTCACCTGGCTGGAAGTTCAACCACTGGGAACTTAAG
- the EPRS1 gene encoding bifunctional glutamate/proline--tRNA ligase isoform X5, whose protein sequence is MAALSLTVDSGSPPLGALLTVEHVKNDVEISVQEGKETILSVSEQVSFTDVNSIARYLARVAASAGLYGSNLLEHTEIDHWLEFSATKLSTSSQFPSAIQELNHCLSLRTYLVGNSLSLADLCVWAVLKGNSTWQEQIEQNKAPVHAKRWYSFLEAQRAFQSVGAKWAAGTPKVKMATEKEKKADVGKFVELPGAEMGKVIVRFPPEASGYLHIGHAKAALLNQHYQVNFKGKLIMRFDDTNPEKEKEDFEKVILEDVAMLHIKPDQFTYTSDHFETIMKYAEKLIHEGKAYVDDTPAEQMKAEREQRVESKHRNNCVNKNLQMWEEMKKGTEYGQTCCLRAKIDMSSNNGCMRDPTLYRCKNQPHPRTGSTYKVYPTYDFACPIVDSIEGVTHALRTTEYHDRDEQFYWIIEALGIRKPYIWEYSRLNLNNTVLSKRKLTWFVNEGLVDGWDDPRFPTVRGVLRRGMTVEGLKQFIAAQGSSRSVVNMEWDKIWSFNKKLRAICKKVIDPVAPRYTALLKDAVVPVNIPEAQEEMKEVAKHPKNADVGLKPVWYSSRVLIEGADAETLAEGEVVTFINWGNIIITKLNRNSSGKILSINAKLNLDNKDFKKTTKITWLAETPRAPLIPTVCVNYEHLITKPVLGKDEDFKQYINRNSKQEELMLGDPCLKELKKGDIIQLQRRGFFICDQPYEPVSPYSCKDAPCILIYIPDGHTKEMPTSGSKEKTKAETAKKEASSAVKGKSAPVVGHASAPACTESSEGHLIVYNKVAAQGDVVRDLKAKKAAKEDIDKAVKQLLALKAEYKEKTGQDYKPGNPPVSGTAQSSKLGTSGTLDSKALYDKVAEQGEAVRKLKAEKASKDQIDEAVKLLLSLKADYKEKTGQEYKPGHPPAAQGTVPQASNTAASGPDTPEAKALFSKVALQGDEVRKLKAEKADKEKIDVAVKELLQLKAQYKSVAGVDYKPVSATGVDDKDKKKKEKENKSEKQSKQQKQNDGPKKEPLQGQSGNERSSDGSGEGQGPKKQTRLGLEAKKEENLSEWFSQVITKSEMIEYYDVSGCYILRPWAHAIWEAIKDFFDAEIKKLGVENCYFPMFVSQAALETEKSHIADFAPEVAWVTRSGKTELAEPIAIRPTSETVMYPSYAKWVQSHRDLPIKLNQWCSVVRWEFKHPQPFLRTREFLWQEGHTAFATYEEAAEEVLQILDLYARVYEDLLAIPVVKGRKTEKEKFAGGDYTTTLEAFISASGRAIQGATSHHLGQNFSKMFEIVFEDPKKPGEKQFAYQNSWGITTRTIGVMTMIHGDNMGLVLPPRVACIQVVIIPCGITNSLSEGDREALLKKCNEYRSRLLAVNIRVRADLRDNYSPGWKFNHWELKGVPVRVEVGPRDMKSQQFVAVRRDTGQKLTLSEHEAEEKLKQILEEIHANLYSRASEDLKSHMVVASNMEDFQKELDSGKIVQIPFCGEIECEDWIKKTTARDQDLEPGAPSMGAKSLCIPFQPLRELQPGARCVCGKNPAKFYTLFGRSY, encoded by the exons ATGGCGGCGCTGAGCCTCACGGTGGATTCGGGCAGCCCCCCGCTCG GAGCTCTGCTGACAGTGGAGCATGTGAAGAACGATGTTGAAATTTCAGTGCAAGAAGGCAAAGAAACCATCCTCTCTGTGTCCGA gcaagttTCATTTACTGATGTGAATTCAATAGCTCGGTACCTGGCTCGAGTTGCTGCCTCCGCTGGGTTATATGGCTCGAATCTGTTGGAACACACTGAG ATTGACCACTGGCTGGAGTTCAGTGCTACAAAGTTATCCACTTCCAGCCAGTTCCCTTCAGCCATCCAAGAACTCAACCACTGTCTGTCTTTACGGACCTACTTGGTGGGAAACTCTCTGAGTCTTGCAGATTTGTGTGTCTGGGCTGTACTAAAAG GTAATAGTACGTGGCAAGAGCAGATAGAACAAAACAAAGCTCCTGTGCATGCAAAGCGATGGTACAGCTTCCTTGAGGCACAACGTGCTTTCCAGTCAGTAGGAGCCAAGTGGGCTGCTGGTACACCAAAGGTTAAAATG gcaacagaaaaagaaaagaaagcagatgTTGGGAAGTTTGTTGAACTTCCTGGTGCAGAGATGGGAAAGGTCATTGTGAGGTTTCCTCCTGAAGCAAGTGG aTATCTGCATATTGGTCATGCCAAAGCTGCCCTGCTAAATCAGCACTACCAAGTTAACTTTAAAGGAAAACTTATTATGAGATTTGATGACACAAAtccagaaaaagagaaagaagactTTGAAAAG GTTATTCTTGAAGACGTTGCCATGCTGCACATCAAACCAGATCAATTCACATATACCTCAGATCACTTTGAAACAATAATGAAATATGCTGAGAAGCTTATTCACGAAGGGAAGGCGTATGTGGATGATACTCCTGCAGAACAAATGAAAGCAGAGCGTGAGCAAAGAGTGGAATCTAAACACAGAAATAACT GTGTTAATAAGAATCTACAAAtgtgggaagaaatgaaaaagggaACAGAATATGGACAAACTTGTTGTCTACGAGCAAAAATAGATATGAGTAGTAATAATGGATGCATGAGGGATCCAACTCTTTATCGTTGTAAAAACCAACCTCACCCTCGGACAGGAAGTACCTACAA GGTTTATCCCACATACGACTTTGCCTGCCCCATTGTTGATAGTATTGAAGGCGTCACACATGCACTGAGAACAACTGAATACCATGACAGAGATGAGCAGTTCTACTGGATTATTGAGGCTCTGGGCATAAGGAAACCATATATATGGGAGTATAGCAGGCTAAACCTCAACAACACCGTGCTCTCCAAGAGAAAGCTCACGTGGTTTGTCAACGAAGGCCTTGTGGATGGATG GGATGACCCAAGATTTCCCACTGTGCGTGGTGTCCTGAGAAGAGGCATGACTGTTGAAGGGCTAAAACAGTTTATTGCTGCTCAG ggCTCCTCTCGATCTGTTGTGAATATGGAGTGGGATAAAATCTGGTCCTTTAACAAAAAG cTGCGAGCTATCTGTAAGAAG GTTATAGACCCAGTAGCACCTCGGTACACTGCTTTACTGAAAGATGCAGTGGTCCCAGTAAATATTCCTGAAGCTCAAGAGGAGATGAAAGAAGTGGCTAAACATCCAAAG AATGCTGACGTTGGGTTGAAGCCTGTGTGGTACAGCTCCAGAGTCCTCATCGAGGGCGCAGATGCAGAGACCCTGGCGGAGGGAGAGGTGGTGACGTTCATAAATTGGGGCAATATCATCATCACCAAATTAAACAG AAATTCAAGTGGAAAAATTTTATCCATCAATGCCAAGTTGAACTTAGATAATAAGGACTTCAAAAAAACTACTAAGATCACTTGGTTGGCTGAAACTCCACGTGCACCCCTCATCCCAACTGTCTGTGTTAATTATGAGCATCTGATCACTAAGCCAGTTCTAGGTAAAGATGAAGACTTCAAGCAATATATCAACCGAAATAGCAAG CAAGAAGAACTGATGCTGGGTGATCCGTGCCTTAAGGAGTTAAAAAAAGGAGACATCATACAACTTCAGAGGAGAGGATTCTTTATTTGTGATCAGCCCTATGAGCCAGTGAG TCCTTACAGCTGTAAAGATGCCCCGTGCATTTTGATTTACATCCCTGATGGACACACTAAAGAAATGCCAACATCTGGGTCAAAAGAGAAGACCAAAGCTGAAACTGCAAAAAAAGAG gctagTTCAGCGGTGAAAGGAAAATCTGCTCCAGTTGTTGGTCatgcctctgctccagcctgtaCTGAATCATCTGAAGGTCACTTGATAGTCTACAACAAGGTGGCTGCACAGGGTGATGTAGTTCGTGACTTGAAGGCTAAGAAGGCAGCAAAGGAAGATATTGATAAAGCTGTGAAACAACTGCTGGCCTTGAAAGCAGAATACAAAGAGAAGACAGGCCAGGATTATAAGCCAGGAAATCCTCCAGTATCTGGAACTGCACAGTCATCAAAGCTTGGGACCTCTGGTACCTTGGACAGTAAAGCTCTGTATGATAAAGTAGCAGAACAAGGAGAAGCAGTCCGAAAACTGAAAGCTGAGAAAGCATCTAAG GATCAAATAGATGAAGCAGTAAAACTCCTCCTTTCTCTAAAAGCTGACTACAAGGAAAAGACTGGGCAGGAGTACAAGCCAGGACAcccaccagcagctcaggggaCTGTGCCTCAGGCATCAAACACAGCAGCCAGTGGTCCAGACACTCCTGAAGCTAAAGCCCTTTTTAGCAAAGTAGCTCTTCAAGGAGATGAAGTTaggaaattaaaagcagaaaaagcagacAAG GAAAAGATAGATGTGGCTGTTAAAGAACTTCTTCAGTTGAAGGCCCAGTATAAATCTGTTGCAGGAGTTGACTATAAACCAGTATCTGCTACTGGTGTAGATGACaaagataaaaagaagaaagagaaggagaacaAGTCTGAAAAGCAGAGTAAGCAACAGAAGCAAAATGATGGCCCCAAAAAAGAACCTTTGCAAGGACAGAGTGGTAATGAGCGCTCCTCAGATGGATCAGGAGAGGGCCAAGGCCCTAAGAAACAAACCAG GCTGGGTCTAGAAgctaaaaaagaagaaaatctttcagAGTGGTTCTCTCAG GTGATCACAAAATCAGAGATGATTGAATACTACGATGTCAGTGGCTGTTACATTCTTCGTCCTTGGGCTCACGCTATTTGGGAAGCCATCAAAGACTTCTTTGATGCAGAGATCAAGAAACTTGGAGTGGAAAACTGCTACTTCCCCATGTTTGTGTCCCAGGCTGCCCTAGAGACAGAGAAGTCTCATATTGCTGACTTTGCTCCTGAG gTCGCTTGGGTCACAAGATCTGGGAAAACAGAACTGGCTGAACCAATTGCTATACGTCCCACAAGTGAAACAG tCATGTATCCTTCCTATGCAAAGTGGGTGCAGTCACACAGGGATCTTCCTATCAAGCTTAATCAGTGGTGCAGTGTTGTG CGCTGGGAGTTCAAACATCCCCAGCCTTTCCTTCGCACTCGTGAGTTCCTTTGGCAGGAGGGTCACACAGCATTTGCAACATatgaagaagcagcagaggag GTGCTGCAGATACTTGATCTCTATGCTCGGGTGTATGAAGATCTCTTGGCAATACCTGTTgtgaaaggaaggaagacagAGAAGGAGAAGTTTGCTGGGGGGGATTATACAACTACTTTAGAGGCATTTATATCTGCCAGTGGAAGAGCTATCCAG GGAGCAACGTCACATCATTTAGGGCAGAATTTCTCAAAGATGTTTGAAATTGTGTTTGAAGATCCCAAGAAGCCAGGAGAAAAACAGTTTGCTTATCAGAATTCCTGGGGCATTACAACTCGGACTATTGGTGTAATGACAATGATTCATGGAGATAACATGGGATTGGTACTCCCACCTCGTGTAGCCTGTATTCAG GTTGTAATTATTCCCTGTGGTATCACAAACTCCCTTTCTGAAGGCGACAGAGAGGCTCTGTTGAAGAAATGTAATGAATATCGTAGCAGGCTGCTTGCTGTGAACATCCGTGTCCGGGCTGATTTAAGAGACAACTACTCACCTGGCTGGAAGTTCAACCACTGGGAACTTAAG